In Hypanus sabinus isolate sHypSab1 chromosome 24 unlocalized genomic scaffold, sHypSab1.hap1 SUPER_24_unloc_20, whole genome shotgun sequence, the genomic stretch gcggtgtgccaggctctcctcaccacccatccctcggtgtgccaggctctcctcaccacccatccctcggtgtgccaggctgtcttcaccacccatccctcagtgtgccaggctctcctcaccacccatccctcagtgtgccaggctctcctcaccacccatcccgcggtgtgccaggctctcctcaccaccatcccgcggtgtgccaggctctcctcaccacccatcccgcggtatgccaggctctcctcaccacccatcccgcggtgtgccaggctctcctcaccacccatcccgcggtgtgccaggctctcctccccaccatcccgcggtgtgccaggctctgctcaccacccatccctcggtgtgccaggctctcctcaccaccatcccgcggtgtgccaggctctcctcaccaccatcccgcggtgtgccaggctctcctcaccaccatcccgcggtgtgccaggctctcctcaccaccgatcccgcggtgtgccaggctctcctcaccacccatcccacggtgtgccaggctctcctcaccacccatcccgcggtgtgccaggctctcctcaccacccatccctcggtgtgccaggctctcctcaccacccatcccgcggtgtgccaggctctcctcaccacccatcccgcggtgtgccaggctctcctcaccacccatccctcggtgtgccaggctctcctcaccacccatccctcggtgtgccaggctctcctcaccacccatcccgcactgtgccaggctctcctcaccaccatcccgcggtgtgccaggctctcctcaccacccatcccgcagtgccaggctctcctcaccacccatcccgcagtgccaggctctcctcaccacccatccctcagtgtgccaggctctcctcaccacccatccctcggtgtgccaggcactcctcaccacccatccctcagtgtgccaggctctcctcaccacccatcccgcggtgtgccaggctctcctcaccacccatcccgcggtgtgccaggctctcctcaccacccatcccgtggtgtgccaggctctcctcaccacccatccctcagtgtgccaggctctcctcaccacccatcccgcggtgtgccaggctctcctcaccacccatcccgcggtgtgccaggctctcctcaccacccatccctcggtgtgccaggctctcctcaccacccatccctcggtgtgccaggctctcctcaccacccatccctcggtgtgccaggctctcctcaccacccatccctcggtgtgccaggctctcctcaccacccatccctcagtgtgccaggctctcctcaccacccatccttcGGTGTGCCAGGCTGTcttcaccacccatccctcagtgtgccaagctctcctcaccacccatccctcagtgtgccaggctctcctcaccacccatccctcagtgtgccaggctctcctcaccacccatcccgcagtgtgccaggctctcctcaccacccatcccgcggtgtgccaggctctcctcaccacccatccctcagtgtgccaggctctcctcaccaccatcccgcggtgtgccaggctctcctcaccactcatcccgcggtgtgccaggctctcctcaccacccatcccgcggtgtgccaggctctcctcaccacccatccctcagtgtgccaggctctcctcaccacccatcctgcagtgtgccaggctctcctcaccaccatcccgctgtgtgccaggctctcctcaccatcaTCCCgcagtgccaggctctcctcaccacccatcccgcggtgtgccaggctctcctcaccaccatccctcagtgtgccaggctctcctcaccacccatccctccgTGTGCCAgactctcctcaccacccatccctccgtgtgccaggctctcctcaccacccaaccCTCGGTGTGCCGGGCTCTCCTCCTCGCCCCTTGAACGGACAAGTTGGTTGCTAGCCTGTGCTAACCACGCTCGTCCTTGGAGGGGGGGTCAGAGTGCGGGTGAACATGATTAATCAGATGAATTAAGCAGGGAAGTGAAGAACAGgcgtttaagaggcttttaggcaGTCTCCTGAATGTTCagagaatgtggaaggaaatgaatCAAGTGCATACAGAAGGGGTTCAGTTTAATTTGGTGTCGTGTTCAGTGTagattttgtgggccgaagggtctgctcCTATTTTATACTGTTCTGGATACTGTTGTACTGAAGAGAGAGGGGCGCTTTCAGGGCTACCATGTTTCCATCTTCTAtggctgtctgtgaagagtacaaatttcaggttgtacatacCTGGATATTGAATGACCCTTTCAACCTCTGCACTGGAGAGGGCACAGAAGTGATTTCCCCAGCACATTATCTGGGAACAGGGCATTTCGGTTACGAGGAGAGACCGGAGAGGCTGGGTCTGTTCTCCCTGGAGCgggtgaggctgaggggaggacctgatagaggtggacaTAGTGACTAGGggcagagacagggtgggagaaaATTTCCCCAGGACAAAGGTGTCGAAAcccagagggcatgggtttagGGTGAGGGGATCTGAGGGGTGAATTTTTACCTCCCTGAGGTAGGTTGGGATCCGGAATTCACTGCCTGAGGTTGGGGAGGGGGTCAGATTCTCTTAACAGCATTGAAGAAGTATGAGCTCTTGAATGGCCAAGGACACAGTGCTGGAGAATGGGACGGGTTTAGGTAGacacgatgggccgaatagcctgttGTGTGACTTTTAAATGgtgattcagcaagtcaggcagcatcaatggtgtggGGGAGgtggaacaaacagttgacatttcaaggtgagatccttcatcagatcctgccgagttcctccagtgttttattGGTGACATTCAAGGTTCCCAGCGTCTGTAATCTCTCTCGAGTCCACTTCTTATTCCAACCTGGTAgtctctccaacctgatggcatgaatattgacttacTCTCTCCgattcctccccctcccttccttttcccctactttactctcaccccttctcttcctttccccaGCCCGTCACCTCGCTTGGGGTAATAACGGCAAGCACAGCACATTTACGATGGGTTTCAATTCCCATTACCACCCGTAACCGTGTGAACCTGTGACCTTGTGCCTTCCCCCAAGGCGTaccgggttagggtcagtgaattGTGAGCACGCTGCAACCCAGCACAATCCTGGGACTATGTTGGCTGTTgccgcaaatgacgcatttcaccgtGTGTTTCAACGTACTTGTGACAAATTATCTttaacctccctctggttccccacctccttccctttctcccatgattgactcgcctctcctatcagattccttcttcagcctttcacCTGATCacctctcacttcattccccctcctccaACTACCCCCCTCATCCTGCCTCACCTATTACCTGCTAGCATGTacacctccccttcccccaccttcttattcgagCCTCTGCTGCCTTCCTTTCAGTCCTCACAAAGGGTCCTGGCCCGGAACCCCAACTGTTTCTTGCCCTCCCTcgatgcggcctgacctgctgaattcttccagcgttCTGTGTGCGTGTTGCTGTAGATTTCGGGTGCCGGCAGAATGGGTTGTGTCGACACAGTGAAATCGCTCCCTTATCCGCCATCGTCGGCTGCAGGTAGGCAGGAGATCGTGAGAGCTGATAGTCAGGCGCCTCACCGCAGCAAGTTCAGGTTGGTTTTGAACTTGCCCTAATCAGATAAAGAGGAAAGAAAAGCCATGCTGGTTATTGACATTCAGGGCGATGTTTGTAAATGCACGCTAGGTCTGAGGAATAAGGACTCTGTCACAAGAGCAGCTCAACGTCTGACGGTCAGGAAGTGAAAATAGTGACACGGGGTGCTGGAGGAGAGGTGTCACTGAAAGCAGTGTGAGGGAGTTCGGTTAACGTCAGAGGAGATACAGTCAGAGATACGGGGCGGTGGGGGAGAAGCATCACTGAGGTGTGAGGCAGCTgggttaatgtcagtggggatgcaGTCAGTGACGCAGGACGCTGCGGAGAAGGGTCACagagggacggggtgagggagctggattaatgtcagtgaggTTACAGTCATTGACACGGGAGAGGGGACGCTGAGGGACTGTGTCAGGGAGCCGGATTAACGTCCAGTGAGGATACAGTCGGTGATGCAGTGTGCTGGGGGAGAGCTGTGATGTGAAAAGTGTGTCTGTAGCTCCCCGTTGGGGTCCTACATTGTGACATTTTAATAGACAGATGAATATGCAGGACATGTAGGGTTAAAGTCATGTGCCAGCAGACGGGAcccagtttaatttggcattgaagTGGAGGGTCACGCGGCCTATCCCTGTGCCGTTGTGTGCTTTATTCAGGCGAGCGGCTGGGTCAGGTCTGGGTCCCAGGTCTCAGGTTCCACCGAGGCTTGGGGGCTGGCTGTGTGCTGCCAGTTCAATCCTGTTCCTGACCTAACCGTCCTTCTTATTTCAGGTCTGGCATGCGGGGCCCTTCAGAAAGGTTCATTTCCCTGCTGGGCTGGGTcgtgagtggaggggaggggggtgaagggctGTGGAGATTGGGAGGGGAATGAAGGAAAGGCCAACAGCTGCTTCAAATCCAACACTTCAGATTCTACCAAGCCTTGATGAAATGCcagaatagacttgatgggccagatggcctgattctgctcctatatctctgGTCTTAAGGGCTTTCCCACAACCCATTAATCCAGGCTGTGctcgcttctcactgctgtcattgggaaggaggtacaggatctctggctcccacaccagcaggttcaggaacagttattaccctacaaccatcgggctcctgaaccagtatggataacttcactcacctcaacactgaattgattctgCAACCTgcagtctcactttcaaggacttgaccCCTCACGTTCTCAGcgttatttattacttatttatttgtattaATTTTTTATGTTGGCACAGTTGTCttttttacacattggttatCTGTCTTTGTGCTCAGCttttcattggttctgttatgtttccttgtatttattgtggatgcctgcaggaaaatgaatctcagggttgtatatggtgacatgtgcaCAAAGTGGACCTTTTATTAGCTTCTCCCCACCcccatatctaataaagtggccactgaatttatgtgcgtggtcttctgctgctgtagcccatccactgccAGCTTTGACGTGCTGTGCATTTGGAGATGCACTTCTCCGCACTACTGTTGTAACgtgcagttatttgagttactgtcagcttgaaccagtctggccattctccccgaactctctcattaaccaggcgttttcacccacagaactgccgctcattgGGTGGTTTTTTGtttccgcaccattctctgtaaactctagagactgtggtgtgtgaaaatccccggagatcagcagtttctgagatactcccgtctggcaccaacaatcattccacggtcaaggtcacttaggtcatatttcttcccccatgatgatgttttgtctgaacaactgaatctcttgaccatgtctgcatgcttttatgcatcgagttgctgccatgtgatcggctgattagatattttcattaacaagCAGCTGTAGGGGTAGCtagaatggccactgagtgtacgtggTTTGATATTAAAATTTATCTTGAACTCTGACAGTCGAAACCCATCCAAACCTGGTTAAGCTTACCCCCATCTTCCTCATTTTGTTACCTTCCGGTGTGTTTGCTGCTTTATCCAGCcacttcctgtacacaagtgtaggGAGAATTGAATCATGGTTACccaggatccaatgcagcacaaaaaagcacgaaagataaagaacacagtagTGATGACAAcaataaaaacacacaataaatattagTACATGaggtagattgattgtatgtccataaagtgacaataGGCTATATATAAGGCGACTGacaagaaataataaagtagtggtggagttagtgggtggaggtgttgatcagtcttactgcttggggaaagtagctggttttgagtctggtggtcctagcCTCAACTTTGCtattgggagtgggacaaacagtccatgggcagagtgggtgggatccttcacaagGTTGCTGGCCCTTTCCCGGCACCTTTCTGTACGCAAgtccttgatggcgggtaggTGGGCGCCGGTGATGTGCTGGGCAGTTTTTTACTACCCGTCGCAGAGGCTTCCTGGCCTGTTTCCGCACTAAGCGGCGATGCAGCTTGTTGGGCTGCACACTCCAGCACATCTGCAGAATGACGTGAGTGTGGACGTGCAACAGTCCAGCTCgctcagaaagcagaggtgttggtgagcgtTCCTGATCATGTAGGAGTTTGAAACTACTTGCAGTTTCCACCACTGCGCCGCCGATTGGTGCAAGTTTCTTGTGAGCTCAACAGGAAACTCTTGGGTATTATTGACCCTAGTTCTTCAACATGGGTTGCAATCCTTAGACAAGTTGACAGTCTGCTAAGGAGACTCTGTTCACCACATGCAAAGAAGTTCTCTTCATGCCTGCAGATGTctttatgttgttttgtggctgggtTCATTTATTCCTTCcatttatttttctattatcGTAcctgaacatagaatagtatgcacattccaggcccttcggcccatgatagTGTGCCAATCCCTTAACCTAATCTGAGACCAAGCTAAActttccctccatttttctgacaTCCTTGTGCCATGTGTAAGACCCTCTTAAATGTCtcttatgtatctgcctctgccaccatctcCAATAGCCCGTTActtacacccaccactctctgcgtaataaAATATCTACCCCCATGCCCACCCTTTTACTTTTCTCCAGTCATCTTAAAATTGTATTGGCTGTTCCTGCCCTGAGGAAAGGAATTAGCTGTCCACTGCTGGCTGTGTTGTTCTGCACACCCACAACTGGTAACAGTCCTCCCTCTAACATCCCCGTATATCTTCTGggtaaaagtctctggctgtccactctatctatgcctggtatcaccttctacacctctatctaatcgcctctcatcctcctctgcttcaaagagaaaagccctaacttgcTCAACATCCTCATAAGATAggtgctctaatccaggcagagtcctggtaaatctcctctgcaccctcttgaaaagcttccatatccttcttgtaacgaggtgaccagaattggactcaatactcccaagtgtggtctaaccagggttttatagagctgcaactatAACATGGTAGATGCAACACTGTACATCTTCTAAACTGCCCTATCAACATATATGACCatgttgagggatctatggacttggatcccaagattccTCCatccctccacactgctaagaatcctaccattaaccccATGCGCTCTCCCTGTCAAAGCCGGAAACCCTGCAGTGCTCTTATGCTCCCCTCGTTCAAGAAGAGGTATACTGGACATTGGACAAAGGTTCACTTTGTCAGGGAGAACTTCGAGTGGAGAGTGTGGCATAGTGGGTAGAACTGCCATTTCTCTGCGCCAGAGATCAGGGTTAGATCCTGGCATCTGCCAGTGTCTGTGTATGACTCCCTCCAACCATGCAGGCTTCTCCGATTTTTCTCACACAACCTACTGAGTTGACGGGGAGGGGTAGAATCTGCAGGGCAGTGAGAATGAGTTGCAGGAGAACAGTTACAGGAGGGGGAGTGTGGCGAGGAATAGGGCCTTGTAGGGGATGTCTCACATGTCGTGGAATTATTTGGCATGGaatcaggtcctttggcccatctcttCCATGCTGACCTCGTCACCTCTTCCCATCTGCTTGTGTTTGACCTGTGTCACTCTTATCGGatggggcactgagtacaggagttggaataaacacgaggaaatctgcagatgctggaaattcaaacaacacacataaaatgctggtggaacacaacaggccaggcagcatctataaggagaagcactgtcgacgttttgggctgagtcctgacaaaggagaGGGGGCAggaaagattcaccaggatgttcccGGGACTGGAGagattgagttataaggagaggctggacagacTAGAACTGATTTCCCTGAAGAAAAGGGAAACTGATACCATCATCATCTTGTGCCATGCCATATGACGTGGGCGATTGAAGTCTTCCCATGTCcgcgattgttcttggcaaacttttctacagaagtggtttgcaaggggacgtGACTTAAAGGGGACCTGTGGGGCAACTTGTTCACCCACAGGGTGGTCTGTACATGCAAAGAGCTGCAGCGTTTAAAAGACAGAAACGGCTTGGAAGGATACAAGTCAAACGcgggcaggcaaatgggactggcttaGATGGCGTGGATGAGCTGGATTGAGGGGACTGTTTGCACACTACACGGCTCGATGAGTACTTTCGATCTCTGTTTCGAGTGAAGGCGGATGAAGAAGCCTCGATGCACATCAGGGGTATGGGAAGAGAAATCGAAAGCGTTGCCTCTTGGGTCGCCTCTCCCTCAATGTACAATCACCTATCTACCTGCCTATTGATACacactgagccacaccacccagcaaccctgatttaaccttgaccatcacaggacaatttacaatgcacaGTCAACCTACTAACCAGTGCGCCTTTGAACTTTGGGACCTGGGGAGAATCTGTGCATTCCACTTACTGaagatgccaggattgaactcccaactctgacaccctgaactgtaatagtgtcgctaATCATGGCGATCCCTTAATGAGAAGAGATATGCTGAGAGTTGCTATTTCCACTGATGGGGGCTATTGAAGGGCAGACTGGGTGGACAGAGGgtcggggggggggtggtaggggTGAGCTTCGTAACCCTGAACTACAGCCTCTGTCTCCCAGTGGCCCACAGCTCTCGGGCTCCACCCTACCCCATCTCACCCAGTCCCGAGTGtcacagtgtgtgtgagggggacagaggaagtccctccacttccctcccccttcctcctcaccctctctctcttctcccccctctctccctccctcccacctcatcCCTCTtgccctcttctcccctctccccctcctccctcatccctcctcccccctcatccctttcccttcctcccctcccccacgttCTCCCCTATtctgcccctccctccctctccctcttctccccctccccttctccctctcctctctcttccctctgttcactccactcCCATCTCCCcagcccctcccctcctccctccccaccctttcTCTCCTCGCcccttctccacctcttcctcctcTCTCTATCCTCTCCATCCCCCATCTTCgtgttccctcccctccccaccctctccccttccttcctccctcctctccccatcttccctgcccctcccattctcctcccttttctcccctctctctacctaCTACCCACCCTCCCCCTGTCTCCCCAGTACACCAGCGGAGAGAGCCTGTCCGACCGAGGGTCGGAGCTctggttggtgtgggtgggtcgggagCTTCTGGGAGCTTTCCTTGGAGATGGCACTTGGCGGGGCCTCGGGGTTTAACTGTTCCGGGGACCTGTGTGGTCGGCTCAGGAGATACAGAGGCACTTCACCCCAATCCCCAATCGGCCTTCGGTACTCAGTGTTAGTTTTCCCTCCCCCACTGTGTGTATGTGGGTCTGTTTGTCTGTACTGTGCCTTCAACACCACTGGACTGCCCCTCTGGCACCTCCCTCCACCTCTTCTTTTAACCCCTTGCTCTTTACATCACCTTGTTAGCTCTCACTCCTctacctctctcctccctctctcctcatctccctgcccctctaccctcccttctccctctcttccttcccctttagccctcccctctttcccccttcttccccttcccctcctctcttccccctttcccctccaTCATTCTATCCCCTGCTCTCAGTTCCCTTTCTAGGTgccattctttctctctccctgtaCCCCATCTGTCTGCCCCCTCTTCACTCTCCTTCTCTACACTCCCCTCTCTACCTTCCATTTTCTGCACCTCTCTGTACCTCCTTTCGTTGTGTCCTTCTTCTCGGTCTGTATCCCACTCTCAATCTGTAACCCCCGTTGCTCTGTACCCCCCGGGTCTGAACCCCTCTCGTTCCTTACCCCCCTCTCGCTCCAAACCCTGCTCTTGTTCTGTACCCCCTTGCTCCGTACTCTCGTTGCACACCGTTCCCCCTCGTTCTGTTATACCATTCAGTTAAACTCTCCCTTACTGCGTGGTGTTTCttgcttttccctccttcctcttATTCCCTTCTttgtcccctctctcttccccctgtatctccacctctttctctccctctctttccccctctctcccactatatctgtccccttctccccctcccttcccttctctcccctctccctgctctcccattctcttcccctctttcaaccctctctccctccctccctcttctcactctctccctcttgctcatctctctacccctcccccttctccccctctctctcctgcaccttctgttcccttcccccctctcctcccctttttGCCCTGTCTCTCCGTTCCCCCATCTCATATCGCtgtttctcttcctccctccccccatggTGGGGCTGACCCAGGCTGAGCTGTGAGGAACAGGCCCCGTCCTGTGCAGACTCCCGGGAGCCAATCTGCTCGTGACCTCCCAGCCCACAGCAGCGCTCTCAGTTCCGCCCTCTGGGCTGTGCAGGGACGGCAGCAGGCGGATGCGCTGGGCCGGAGCGGAATCCACCGTTCCTTATTTGGGAGTGGTTGCCCGGacaacctcccctcccctcccctctgctGTCTGCAGCCGGAGCAGCGAAGTACAGCCATCAGGAAGGGCCCATTCAGTGTGGGCACGGGCAGTAGGTGGTCTTCTGTTTGTCGTGCCGGTGGTCTCGATGTTCGTCTTCGCTCTTGCTCTCCGCCGGCCGTTTCTACCCCCTCTCACTGCACCTCTCTGCCCCGctctctctccgtctccgtctctgcctctctctccatctctctctctctctctctctctctctctctctccctctccccgtctctgcCTTGACCATGTATGTGTTTGTCCGATTGTCCTTCTGAATAAGTGTCTTGTCCctctctcctccgtctagtgTGTGTCTATCTCTCTGAGTGTgactctctgtctgtccctgaccctgcctctgtctctctctctcgctcgctctgtttctctgtctgtctATACGCGTCTCTCCCTGTGACTGACACTCAGCTCTCTTTTTCTCACTCTGTGCCTGTGCGAGTCTCTCCCTGAGACtgacacacacgcactctctttctctcttctgtttatctgtgtgtctgtctcaCTATGTGGTTTTCTCTCTCACCGCATGTATTTTTCTTTCTGCGTCTCTGTGTGCGCGTGCATGTGTGACACTCTCTTGTtttgctgtctctctctctgtgtataTATCTCACTACGTGTGTGTCCCACTGTGtgcgtttctctctctctctgcctccttctgTGTTTGCATTCACCTGTGTACCTGTTTCACTTTGCATTTCTGTCTTTCTCCTTTCACATGCTGTCTCTCCCCCGCACACGATGTCTTTCACTCATAAGCTCCCCTTTACACGCTCTCTCCTTCACACGATCTGTTCCTTACACGCTTTCTCTCCCTCACATGCTCTCTTTCACACActtactccctctccctctctccctcttcccctccccccaccccccgatggGAGGGATTGAACGGGTAAACTGGAAGATTAGAGACATAGGCTCTTGCACACAGGGAGGGAGCGGCTGGCGAGCACACGTGTGATTTTCTGTATTCAGCCACTTTATCTGTTCTCCCCCGTCTGGGCCAGCGAATGTTAActctttcctccagcacttgtggTTGTGCATTGTGGCTAGTCTAAACGatcgtgcatgtgtgtgcgtgcgagAGCGAGTGAAGGTGTTTCAAAGCTGTTTCAACCAGTATCTGTGTAACAGGACCTGGGTATTTCACCATTTTACTTGTCGTGTTTATTTCGGCTGCTGTCCGAGACTCGATTCATCGAAAGATCTTTACGATCAggatttttttctctgtgttcatTTTGAAGTCGCTACCCTTCCCACTGTATGAGGCAacctcctctctgtccctggGCAGAATGGTGTTCCCTCCTCCACCAACACAGCACTACCCCCGTCTCGCTCTTCCAGCAACATGGCGCTGTCCTCACAGCTCCTCCAGCAACACGAGACACCCTCGTCCCCTCTCCTCCAGGAGCGAGGCGTTTCCTCCTCTTTGCTCCTCTGGCAACGCAGCGTTCCCTCGTCCCCGCTCCTCCTGGAACGAGGCATTCCCTCGGCTCCTCTCCACCAGCAACGCGACGTACCCTCGGCCCCACTCCTCCAGGAACGAGGCGTTCCCTCCTTCCCGCTCCTCTGGCAACGCGGCGTTCCCTCGTCCCCACTCCTCCAGGAACGTGGCGTTCCCTCGTCCCCGCTCCTCCAGGAACGAGGCGTTCCCTCCTTCCCGCTCCTCTGGCAACGCGGCGTTCCCTCGTCCCCACTCCTCCGGTAATGCGGCGTTCCCTCGTCCCCACTCCTCCGGCAACGTGGCATTCCCTCGTCCCCGCTCCTCCAGGAACGAGGCATTCCCTCGTCCCCGCTCCTCTAGGAACGAGGCGATCCCTCGACCCCGCTCCTCCAGGAACGAGGCGTTCCCTCGTCCCCGCTCCTTCAGGAATGAGACGTTCCCTCGTCCCCGCTCCACCAGGAATGAGGCGTTCCCTCGTCCCCTCTCCTCCAGGAACGAGGCATTCCCTCGTCCCCCCTCCTCCAGGAATGAGGCGTTCCCTCGTCCCCTCTCCTTCTGTAACGCGGCGTTCCCTCGTCCCCACTCCTCCAGGAACGTGGCGTTCCCTCGTCCCCATTCCTCCAGGAACGAGGCGTTCCCTCGTCCCCGCTCCTCCAGGAACGAGGCGTTCCCTCCTCCCCGCTCCTCCAGGAACGAGGCGTTCCCTCCTCCCCGCTCCTCTGGCAACACGGCGTTCCCTCGTCCCCACTCCTCCGGCAACGCGGCGTTCCCTCGACCCCACTCCTCCAGGAGTGAGGCGTTCCCTCGTCCCCACTCCTCCAGGAACGAGGCGTTCCCTCATCCCCTCTCCTCCAGGAACGAGGCATTCCCTCCTCCCCGCTCCTCTGGCAACACGGCGTTCCCTCATCCCCACTCCTCCAGGAACGAGGCGTTCCCTACTCCCCGCTCCTCCAGGAACGAGGCGTTCCCTCCTCCCCGCTCCTCTGGCAACACGGCGTTCCCTCGTCCCCACTCCTCCAGCAACGCGGCGTTCCCTCGACCCCACTCCTCCAGGAGTGAGGCGTTCCCTCGTCCCCACTCCTCCAGGAACAAGGCGTTCCCTCGTCCCCTCTCCTCCAGCAACGTGGCATTCCCTCGTCCCCACTCCTCCAGGAGTGAGGCGTTCCCTCGTCCCCACTCCTCCAGGAACGAGGCATTCCCTCGTCCCCACTCCTCCAGGAACGAGGCGTTCCCT encodes the following:
- the LOC132385486 gene encoding uncharacterized protein LOC132385486, with product MVFPPPPTQHYPRLALPATWRCPHSSSSNTRHPRPLSSRSEAFPPLCSSGNAAFPRPRSSWNEAFPRLLSTSNATYPRPHSSRNEAFPPSRSSGNAAFPRPHSSRNVAFPRPRSSRNEAFPPSRSSGNAAFPRPHSSGNAAFPRPHSSGNVAFPRPRSSRNEAFPRPRSSRNEAIPRPRSSRNEAFPRPRSFRNETFPRPRSTRNEAFPRPLSSRNEAFPRPPSSRNEAFPRPLSFCNAAFPRPHSSRNVAFPRPHSSRNEAFPRPRSSRNEAFPPPRSSRNEAFPPPRSSGNTAFPRPHSSGNAAFPRPHSSRSEAFPRPHSSRNEAFPHPLSSRNEAFPPPRSSGNTAFPHPHSSRNEAFPTPRSSRNEAFPPPRSSGNTAFPRPHSSSNAAFPRPHSSRSEAFPRPHSSRNKAFPRPLSSSNVAFPRPHSSRSEAFPRPHSSRNEAFPRPHSSRNEAFPRPHSSRNEVFLRPHSSGNAAFPRPHSSRNEAFPPPRSSRNEAFPPPRSSGNTAFPRPHSSGNAAFPRPHSSGNAAFPRPHSSRSEAFPRPHSSRNKAFPRPLSSSNVAFPHPHSSRSEAFPRPHSSRSEAFPRPHSSRNEAFPRPHSSRNEAFPRPHSSRNEAFPPPRSSGNTAFPRPHQERGVPSSPPSSPLLQE